The Streptomyces sp. NBC_01353 genome contains a region encoding:
- a CDS encoding helix-turn-helix domain-containing protein, translating into MYRSSAPGSATDPSSVELFDRACRRLLGYGTDFTDAVLETIRAEVPYYADPVLAPPDVRETVGTGIRHGLETGVDPSRIVDVERFTRELGMRRAEQGRPLDEVLHAFRVAGSEVWSGMIGVVEREGLGDMRRLVHVAELVWKSNDRDAVLVADAYRQVIEGVAGRHAERIRLILAALLEKRPEPEFTRSAADILDLPLGGRYAVAVAEATPPYGRVPRAAPELRGIPVLRYAWGQRAVFVAHLGDRPLEAFASGLVAGPGLRIGISLVVPGLESLARARDMAGLALRTCRGDGEVARLDTRLPDGLLVSRPDLSNELVRQVLRPLYDLDPADRDLLFDTIGVWIECGGSTGQAARHMFCHRNTVLNRLRRVEQITGLALSRPRDLVQLTLALDAHLLLGPAVAPARSADDEQRRRPSA; encoded by the coding sequence ATGTACCGTAGTTCCGCCCCCGGCAGTGCCACGGACCCGTCTTCCGTCGAGCTCTTCGACCGCGCATGCCGGCGGCTTCTCGGGTACGGCACGGATTTCACGGACGCTGTCCTGGAGACGATCCGCGCCGAGGTGCCGTATTACGCCGACCCGGTGCTCGCACCGCCCGACGTGCGCGAGACCGTCGGAACCGGCATCCGCCACGGGTTGGAGACCGGGGTGGATCCGAGCAGGATCGTGGACGTCGAGCGGTTCACCAGAGAGCTGGGCATGCGGCGCGCGGAACAAGGCCGTCCCCTCGACGAAGTCCTGCACGCCTTCCGTGTCGCCGGATCCGAAGTCTGGAGCGGGATGATCGGCGTGGTGGAACGGGAAGGCCTGGGCGACATGCGCCGGCTCGTACACGTTGCCGAACTGGTGTGGAAGAGCAACGACCGCGACGCCGTCCTGGTCGCCGACGCGTATCGGCAGGTCATCGAGGGGGTGGCCGGCCGACACGCCGAACGCATCCGCCTGATCCTCGCCGCCCTGCTGGAGAAGCGCCCCGAACCCGAGTTCACCCGGAGCGCGGCCGACATCCTCGATCTGCCGCTCGGTGGCCGGTACGCGGTGGCGGTCGCGGAGGCGACACCGCCGTACGGCCGCGTTCCCCGGGCTGCTCCAGAGCTCAGGGGCATACCGGTCCTGCGGTATGCATGGGGTCAACGGGCCGTTTTCGTCGCCCACTTGGGCGACCGCCCACTGGAAGCGTTCGCCTCCGGCCTCGTCGCCGGCCCGGGGCTCCGTATCGGCATCAGCTTGGTGGTCCCCGGCCTGGAGAGTCTGGCCCGCGCACGCGACATGGCCGGGCTCGCTCTTCGTACCTGCCGGGGCGACGGGGAGGTCGCCCGGCTCGACACCCGCCTGCCCGACGGACTCCTGGTCTCGCGGCCCGACCTGTCCAACGAACTCGTCCGCCAGGTGCTGCGTCCCCTGTACGACCTGGACCCCGCCGACCGCGACCTGCTGTTCGACACCATCGGCGTCTGGATCGAATGCGGTGGCTCCACCGGCCAGGCGGCGCGGCACATGTTCTGCCATCGCAACACCGTGCTGAACCGTCTGCGCCGTGTCGAGCAGATCACCGGCCTCGCGCTGTCCCGCCCACGCGACCTGGTGCAACTCACCCTCGCGCTCGACGCCCACCTCCTGCTGGGGCCGGCCGTGGCCCCTGCTCGCTCTGCCGACGACGAACAGCGGCGTCGCCCATCAGCCTGA
- a CDS encoding cation acetate symporter yields MRPEISLAATGTLDTETQALILGCFVAFIVPILFLCVLSGAPRDRVNDFYTAGRTLRPLRGALVLSGVYLSSATVLGTTGSVAVFGYDGLFIALCTVLSLGVLLLLAGPLRERAGYTLGDTFGLRAPGRAVRIAVAVVTLCICVPYLVVQLSGAGVTTAALLGLSGPGIEKTAVVMIGALVVCTTAFGGMRGTVVIQVIKTVVLLCVALGVSAVLLHRFHWSADSLIAAAGQGSGRPADYLRPGLRFGGSAEPAATLDFIGLMITIVLGVACLPHVALQPGTAPDAAIARRTVRHTLTIVGAFCFTTALMGFAASALIGAPAILAADPGGSSALVMLAGELAGGSNADAGGALLVVLVASGVFLTTLAVVASVTLAAAGTIAHDLYTHVLRRGRTTEGREVAAARLASAGVGVLSIALAVWVQGWNVQFLTALSLAVAASSLLPALVYSLFWKGYTRTGLLWTLYGGLGCAVGLQLSGPVFSGNPLALFPDWHVDWFPLQTVVLVSIPVAFLMGRLGSSGAWRRATPPSRRPGQGPGAGERTQAEAF; encoded by the coding sequence ATGAGACCCGAGATCTCGCTCGCCGCGACCGGCACCCTCGACACGGAGACCCAGGCACTGATTCTCGGCTGCTTCGTGGCGTTCATCGTCCCCATCCTGTTCCTGTGCGTCCTCAGCGGGGCACCGAGGGACCGCGTCAACGACTTCTACACGGCAGGCCGCACACTGCGGCCCCTGCGAGGGGCCCTCGTCCTCTCCGGCGTCTACCTCTCCTCGGCCACGGTGCTCGGCACCACGGGAAGCGTCGCCGTCTTCGGGTACGACGGCCTGTTCATCGCACTCTGCACCGTCCTCTCCCTCGGTGTACTGCTTCTGCTCGCCGGGCCCCTGCGCGAGCGCGCCGGCTACACGCTGGGCGACACGTTCGGTCTGCGTGCCCCGGGGCGCGCGGTGAGGATCGCGGTCGCCGTCGTCACCCTCTGCATCTGCGTTCCCTATCTGGTCGTGCAGCTCTCCGGTGCGGGAGTGACCACCGCGGCGCTGCTGGGGCTCTCCGGTCCAGGCATCGAGAAGACGGCGGTCGTCATGATCGGTGCTCTCGTCGTCTGCACCACGGCGTTCGGCGGCATGCGCGGAACGGTTGTGATCCAGGTGATCAAGACGGTGGTGCTGCTCTGCGTGGCGCTGGGAGTGTCCGCCGTACTGCTGCACCGCTTCCACTGGAGCGCCGACTCTCTGATCGCCGCGGCCGGACAAGGAAGCGGTCGTCCCGCCGACTACCTGCGCCCTGGCCTCCGCTTCGGCGGCAGCGCCGAGCCCGCGGCCACCCTGGACTTCATCGGTCTCATGATCACCATCGTCCTGGGTGTGGCCTGTCTGCCTCACGTCGCTCTGCAACCAGGCACGGCTCCCGACGCCGCCATCGCCCGCCGTACGGTGCGCCACACCCTCACGATCGTCGGCGCGTTCTGCTTCACCACGGCTCTCATGGGCTTCGCGGCCTCGGCGTTGATCGGCGCACCGGCGATCCTGGCCGCCGATCCGGGCGGAAGCAGTGCGCTGGTGATGCTCGCCGGCGAACTGGCGGGGGGTTCCAACGCCGATGCCGGCGGGGCGCTGCTCGTCGTCCTTGTCGCTTCCGGCGTCTTTCTCACGACACTCGCCGTCGTCGCGAGTGTCACCCTGGCGGCAGCGGGGACGATCGCCCACGACCTCTACACCCACGTCCTGCGCCGTGGACGCACCACCGAGGGCCGGGAAGTGGCCGCCGCACGCCTGGCGTCCGCCGGTGTCGGCGTACTGAGCATCGCCCTGGCGGTCTGGGTCCAGGGGTGGAACGTCCAGTTCCTGACGGCTCTCTCCCTGGCGGTGGCCGCCTCCTCGCTGCTTCCGGCACTGGTGTACTCCCTCTTCTGGAAGGGGTACACCCGGACCGGCCTGCTCTGGACGTTGTACGGAGGTCTGGGCTGCGCCGTCGGGCTGCAGCTGTCCGGCCCGGTCTTCTCCGGCAACCCCTTGGCGCTCTTCCCCGACTGGCACGTCGACTGGTTCCCGCTCCAGACGGTCGTCCTCGTGTCGATACCCGTCGCCTTCCTCATGGGCCGGCTGGGCAGTTCCGGCGCATGGCGACGCGCCACCCCTCCAAGTCGGCGCCCGGGGCAGGGTCCTGGCGCTGGTGAACGTACGCAGGCGGAGGCGTTCTAG